The sequence GAGCTGCTGCGCTTTAGATAGCTGGTGCGAGCGCTAGTTGCAGCGGCTGCCGCCGGAACTGTTTGACCCCGATGCCCTGCTGGTGGGTGAGGGCTTCCAGCTGCAGCCGGGCTGCTTCATCCGGCGCCTGAAGCGCTTTGGGGATGTGCTGGGGGCCGCGCTGCTGCTGCTGGCCACCGCACCGCTGCTGCTGCTGGCGATGCTGCTGATCAAGCTGGAGGACGGCGGCCCCCTGCTCTACCGCCAACACCGCAGTGGCCAATACGGCTCATTGATTTGGCTCACCAAACTGCGCACGATGGCCGTGGATGCTGAAGCCAGCGGTATCCGCTGGGCAACGCCCGGCGATCCGCGCATCACGCGGGTGGGCCACTGGCTGCGCCGCTGGCGCATCGACGAACTCCCCCAGCTGGTGAGCGTGCTCAGCGGCGAAATGAGCCTGATCGGCCCCCGCCCGGAGCGTCCCGAGCTTGAACAACAACTTGAAGCCCAGATTCCCCAATACCGCCTGCGCCACTGGCTCCGCCCGGGCCTGAGCGGTTGGGCCCAGGTGTGCTTCCCCTACGGCGCCTCTGTGGCAGACAGCCGCGCCAAACTCAGCTATGACCTCTATTACCTGCGCAATGCTGGGCCGTTGCTGGATCTGCTGATTGTGGGGATGACGCTGCGGCTGTTGGTCGGTGGTAGGGGCGCGGTGGCGGCTCGGCAGTGTTGATCCAGGCTGGGCAGGCGTGATTCAGCTGTTGCGGGAGTGGCCGCCCGGCTATGGCGGTGTTGAGCGGGTGGCCCATGAACTGGCGAGCGCTCTCACAGCCAACGGGGATTCCGTGACCACGCTCTCCCTGCGAGCACCCTCCTCTGGCAACGAGGGAGGCTCGTACCCGAGTGATCCATTGCCAGTCAATTACGCGCGATTGCGCCTGCCCGCGCTGCGAATGGGCAAGCTGCTCTTTGTCCTTCCCTCCGCCCGCTTGTGGCGGGTGCTCACGAGTGATGAGCCTCTACTGCTGCATCTGCCTTGTCCGATGGTCCTAGTTCTGGGCATGGCGGCCTGGTTGCTGAAGCCGAGGCGAAAGATCTGTGTGTATTGGCATGCGTTTCTGGACTCGCAGAGATGGCTGGTTGCCTTGTTGCTTTCGGTCTATGAGGGCCTGGCTGTTTATTGGATTCGCGCAGCTCAGGTGAATCTGCTCACCACCTCTCCTGTGCTTGCCGAGGCTCTAAGAGAAGAGGGGATCGATCTCTCAAAGATCGCTGTACTTTCCTGTTGCCTGTCGGAAGTTCAAGAACAACTCTGCTTGCAGAAGTGTAAGAACAACCAAGCGGCAACACACCGTGTTGCAGGAGGGAGGATCAAGCTGGTGTTTGTGGGCCGGCTGGGCACCTACAAGCGGGTGGATCTGCTGCTGCGGGCTTTTGCCGGCTCTGCTGCCGGCGAGCTGCACATCATTGGTACTGGTGACACCACGGAGATCGAAGTCCTGATCGCCCAACTCGTGCCTGCCTATCAGCAGGTGGTTCTGCATGGGCGGCTCGATGAGCAGCAGAAACTTGATGTGGTCGCCGCTTGTGATGTGCTTATTTTGCCCTCCTACAGCAGCAATGAAGCCTTTGGGATCGTGCAGCTTGAGGCGATGGCCTGCGGCCTAGCGGTCTGCGCGCCGCAGATCCTCCGTTCGGGCCTGGGATGGGTTGGCTCGCTGAATTTACTTTGTAATAACACCGACCCTGTACAGGACATTCGTGGCGCGATTGAGGTGCTCTCAAGGCCCGAGATGTTGAATGACCTGCGCGCTAGTTCCTTTGCTCGGTATCAGCAGCTTTTTGACCGTGATGTGTGGCTTATTGCACTTGAGGCCTGCCGCGACAATCTCGGCGCATAAGTTCTGAACTACGTGTCACGGGGCATTCTGAGGCCCTCTGCGTACCCTGTTAGCACGGAGCAGATGCGGTGTCTGTCGCCTCTCAGACCAGCCATCAGTGAATAAATAATTTCTACCGCCATGGCAAGTTGCCACTGGCTTCTGGCCAGTACATATCCCCTTGCGCGTGCGTAAAGCATCCGTTTGGCGACCGGTGGACGGTTATTTGGATGCGATAGCTCGGCGATGAAGATAACGGGCTGCTTCATCCTGGACAGCGTGCTGGTGCGGATGAGTAGATCGAGATCTTCCCCGGCTGCAATCTCACGACCGGGGCCAATTCGTTCATCGAATCCACCTGACTTTAGAGCTAGGTGGCGAGGAAGTAAATAGAAGGGTGTGCCAGAGATGCGAATCAGCCATAGTCTGGAGAGAAAGCCGCCATAAAGGTTGCGCCTTGCGGGACAGGGACGCTCCTTCCATTGGGCAAAAAGGATGGGCTGCCCATCAAGCTGCGATTGGGAGAACGGCAGGAAATGAACAACCTGTGCATCATCGTCGAGAAACCAAATATAGTCACCAGTGCAATGCTGGAGTCCGATGTTGCGCGCGTGAGAGGCGCCTGGAGCCGAAGCAATAATCGTGACAGGGTAGGAATATGACGTAGATGCCACATACCTTTTGGGAGACTGGTCAACTATAATAACTTCGCAAGTTTGGCGTTTCTTCTGCAGTGCGTTGTCGATCGATGCCAGGCATTTCGTCAGTTCGTCATGACGGTTAAGGCTCGCAATAACAATAGAGATGAATGGTATTGCTGCCTTGTCTGGCGAGGATTGAATCGTCATGTTATCCGGCACCAAAGAGGCGATTGTTAACTTGCCTCCATTGGAAGTAAAGTTTTCTCTTAGGGCTGATGGGAATCTGATGCGTTTCATGCGCTCGCTGCGTCTCGCTGATTACGCAGTTGAAGTGCGTGCG is a genomic window of Cyanobium sp. Tous-M-B4 containing:
- a CDS encoding sugar transferase, with translation MQRLPPELFDPDALLVGEGFQLQPGCFIRRLKRFGDVLGAALLLLATAPLLLLAMLLIKLEDGGPLLYRQHRSGQYGSLIWLTKLRTMAVDAEASGIRWATPGDPRITRVGHWLRRWRIDELPQLVSVLSGEMSLIGPRPERPELEQQLEAQIPQYRLRHWLRPGLSGWAQVCFPYGASVADSRAKLSYDLYYLRNAGPLLDLLIVGMTLRLLVGGRGAVAARQC
- a CDS encoding glycosyltransferase family 4 protein; the protein is MIQLLREWPPGYGGVERVAHELASALTANGDSVTTLSLRAPSSGNEGGSYPSDPLPVNYARLRLPALRMGKLLFVLPSARLWRVLTSDEPLLLHLPCPMVLVLGMAAWLLKPRRKICVYWHAFLDSQRWLVALLLSVYEGLAVYWIRAAQVNLLTTSPVLAEALREEGIDLSKIAVLSCCLSEVQEQLCLQKCKNNQAATHRVAGGRIKLVFVGRLGTYKRVDLLLRAFAGSAAGELHIIGTGDTTEIEVLIAQLVPAYQQVVLHGRLDEQQKLDVVAACDVLILPSYSSNEAFGIVQLEAMACGLAVCAPQILRSGLGWVGSLNLLCNNTDPVQDIRGAIEVLSRPEMLNDLRASSFARYQQLFDRDVWLIALEACRDNLGA
- a CDS encoding glycosyltransferase family 2 protein, whose protein sequence is MKRIRFPSALRENFTSNGGKLTIASLVPDNMTIQSSPDKAAIPFISIVIASLNRHDELTKCLASIDNALQKKRQTCEVIIVDQSPKRYVASTSYSYPVTIIASAPGASHARNIGLQHCTGDYIWFLDDDAQVVHFLPFSQSQLDGQPILFAQWKERPCPARRNLYGGFLSRLWLIRISGTPFYLLPRHLALKSGGFDERIGPGREIAAGEDLDLLIRTSTLSRMKQPVIFIAELSHPNNRPPVAKRMLYARARGYVLARSQWQLAMAVEIIYSLMAGLRGDRHRICSVLTGYAEGLRMPRDT